Genomic window (Verrucomicrobiia bacterium):
ACAATCGCGCTGGGCGGAGCTGGAGAAGAAAGGCGCGGACAAGTGGGCAGCAGCCGATGGTGTACCAGTGAAGACGAGCGGCGGGCTTAGTGAGGATTGGACGAACCGGCGGTATAAGCCGGAGAATCTTTGGGCGTATCAGCCGTTGAAGAAACCGGCGGTGCCAGCGCACTCCAAAAATCCGGTCGATGCTTTTCTCGCCGCGAAGATGCCGGAGGGGCTTTCCCCTGCTCCACTCGCGGATCGGCTCACACTGTTGCGGCGGGTGAGCTATGACCTCATCGGTTGGCCGCCAACACCGGCGGAAGTGACCGCGTTCTTGAATGATCCGCTGCCGGATGAACAGGCGTTTGCAAAGGTAGTGGAGCGGCTGCTGGCTTCTCCACATTATGGCGAGCGTTGGGGCCGGCATTGGCTCGATGTGGTGCGGTATGCGGATTCATCAGGCTTCGCCAATGATTACGAACGCGGCAATACGTGGCGGTATCGGGACTACGTGGTGCGCAGCTTCAATGCAGACAAGCCCTACGATCAGTTCATCCGTGAACAGATCGCCGGGGATGAGCTTTACGAGAAGCAGAAAGCCGATGCGAAGAATCCTGAACTGCTGATCGCCACGGGTTTCTTGCGCATGGGACCGTGGGAGCTGACGGGTATGGAGGTGGCGAAGATCGCGAGGCAGCGCTTCCTCGATGATGTCACGGATGGTGTGGGTCAGGTTTTCCTCGCGCACATGCTGCAATGTGCGCGCTGTCACGATCACAAGTTCGATCCCATTCCCACGCGTGATTATTATTCCATGCAGGCGGTGTTTGCCACGACGCAGCTTTCCGAACGCGCTGCGCCTTTTCTGGCGCACGAGAATGTCAATGGTTTCGAGGAGAAGAAGTATCTGGATCTGCGACGCACGGATTTCATCGCGACCTTGCAACGGCTGGATGAGAAATCTGTGCAGGCGGCACAAGGATGGTTCAAAGAAAAGGGAATTGATCCGGCAGCTTGGAACAGCGCAGTAGAACAGGCGCGTAATTCGGAACGTGGCAATGGCCGTAGGGACTTCAACGGGGTGTTCAATGCGACGCGCGCGATCATGGGACGCAAAGGCGTCGCGGAGGAGCAGTTCCCGCCGAAGCTCTATGGGTTCACGCCGGAAGATTATGGGCATGAACGCATGGCGCGGAAAGGACTGGAGCGTTTGAAATGGGAGCAGGAGCGTTATCTGCCTTTCGCTTTCTCGGTCTATAATGGTGGCACGCCGGATGTGAAATCCGTCACGGCACCGATCCGTCTGCCGAAGAATCCGAACACGGATGGTGAACTGGAAGAGGTGGCGATTCTCACGGGAGGTGATCCGTTCTCCCCCGCACAAAAGGTAACGCCCGCAGTGCTCAGTGCGGTCTCTGAGCAAGGTGCGACGATACCAAATGAGGTGAGTGGAAGGCGCACGGCCTTGGCGGATTGGATCGCGAGCCCGCAAAATCCGCTCACGGCGCGCACGATGGTGAATCGCCTTTGGCTCTGGCATTTCGGCCAACCGATCGCGGGCAATCCAAATAATTTTGGGGCGACAGGCAAGAAGCCGACGCATCCGGAACTGCTCGATTGGCTGGCGGCGAGCTTCATCGAACAAGGCTGGTCGGTGAAGGCGATGCACCGGATGATTCTTTCTTCGGAAGCGTATCGCCGCAGTTCGGCGCACCCAGATTTCAAACTGCTCGCGGAGAAGGATGCGAACAGTACCAGCTATTCTGTGTTCGCGCCGCGTCGGCTAACGGCGGAGGAATTGCGGGATTCGATGCTGCTGGTCTCAGGCGAATTAAATCCTGTCTTGGGCGGCATCCCTTCACGACCGGAGATCAACCTCGAAGCAGCGCTGCAACCGCGTCAGGTGATGGGCACGTTTGCCTCGGCATGGGAGCCGTCACCAAAGCCGGAGCAACGGCATCGTCGCTCGTTGTATGCGCTGAAGATACGCGGCTTACGCGACCCATTCATGGAGGTGTTCAACGAGCCGGGCTCTGAGCTGTCCTGCGAAGCACGTGAGGCTTCCACCATCACACCACAGGTGTTCAGCCTGTTTAATGGTGAGAGCACGTTTGATCGGGCGATCGCGTTGGCGGCGCGGTTGAAGAAGGAAACGAAATCGCGCGAAGAAGCGGTGAAGAAGGCGTTTTCGCTGGCATACGGACGTGCACCGCGAGCTGATGAGATGCAGGCGTGTCTGGCGCATTGGGAGATGATGAAGACGCGGCATGAGAAGCTGACGTTTGCGAAAGCGGAAGTGCCAAAAGAGGTCGTGCGTGAGGCAGTGGAGGAGAACACGGGAGAGAAGTTCAAGTTCACCGAAAAGCTGCATGCGTATCATGATTTTGTGCCAGACTTGAAACCCGCAGATGTGGATGCGGACACGCGGGCCTTGGCCGAAGTATGCCTGGTGATCTTTAACTCTAACGAGTTCGCGTATGTCTATTAAGGGACAATTGATCGCACTGATGTTCTGCGCGCTGGCCGTAAGCGGCATAGCAGCGACGCGTCCCAACATCATCCTCATCAACTGCGATGACCTCGGCTATGGCGATCTCGGATGCTATGGCGCGAAGGATCTACGCACGCCGCATCTGGATCGTATGGCCAAGGAAGGCACGCGCTTCACGGACTTCTCGGTGACCTCGGCTCTGTGCACACCATCGCGGGCGGCATTGATGACAGGCAAGTATCCCGGGCGTGTGGGTTTGGCGACGGGCGTGCTGCGACCGGATGCTACGAATGGTCTCGCGAGCGCGGAGGTCACGCTTGCCGAAGTGGTGAAGATGGCGGGTTACACGACGGGCTGCATCGGTAAATGGCATCTGGGTTTCGTGAAAGGCATGCGGCCGATGGATCAGGGTTTTGATAGTTATTACGGCGTGCTGCATAACCTCGACAAGCACGAGACGGTGGTGTTCGAGAAAGAGGGCGGCATGCCAGTGCTGCGCGGAGATAAGGTGGAGAAGCGTCCGGCAGTTCCGGCGGAGATGACGGAACTGTATACGGTGGAGGCGTTGAGATTCATCGAGTCTAACAAGGATAAACCGTTCTTCCTCTATCTCGGTCACGCCATGCCGCATATCCCATTCGATGCGTCACCGCGTTTCAAAGACAAATCGGCACGCGGGCTTTATGGCGATAGCATCGAGGAACTGGATGACAGCACGGGGAGAATCCTCGATAAACTGCGCTCACTGAATCTCGCTGAGAAAACGCTGGTGATCTTCACGAGTGACAATGGGCCAGAACGGCGGACACCGGGCACCGCGGGCGTATTGCGCGGAACGAAGCACACGGTGCTGGAGGGCGGCTTGCGCGTTCCGTTCATCGTGTGGTGGCCGGGGCATGTGCCGGCTGGACGAGTCGCGAATGAGTTTATCACGGCACTCGATATATTGCCGACGTTCGCGAAGCTTGCAGATGTCACGTTTCCGAAAGATTTGAAACTCGATGGAATGGATGTCTCTGCGGTGTTACTCGGGAAAGAGCGTTCACCGCGCACGACGCTTTATTCGCTCTATGGTTTGAACAAGAACCGCAGCGAATCTTTTCGTGAGAAAGAGTGGAAGCTGCATCTCACCACGCCGCCGCAGCTCTACAATCTGACTACTGATATCGGAGAAACCAATAACGTCGCGAGCCAGCACACAGAGCTGGTGCAGCAATTAACCGAGGCCGCTGTTCACTTCCGCAAGGTGACCAACATCCCGCCCCCTTGATGCCATGACGACTCCTTACTTTCCATGCACACCGGGCGCACGGGCCTTTTCCAGCCACACGCGGCGGGACTTTCTCTATTCGCTCGGCGCGAGTATCGGCAGCGTGGCGTTCAGCTCGTTTCTCGCGAAGGAAGCGGGCGCTGCGGAGGTAAAGGCCGGGCCGTTGTCGCCGAAGGAGGGACATATCGCTGCGAAGGCGAAGAGCTGCATCTTCCTGATGATGGAAGGCGGACCATCGCACATCGACACGTTCGATCCCAAGCCGATGCTGGCGAAGATGCATCTGAAGGAGTTCGTGCGCGAGGGCAAGATGAAGTCTGCGATGGAGAGCGGCAAACGCTACTACGTCCAGAGCCCGTTCAAGTTTCGCAAAGCGGGCCAGAGCGGCATGGACATGGCGGAGAATTGGGAGCATCTGGCAAAGGTTGCGGATGATCTGTGCTTCTACCGTGGTTGTCAGGTGGACTCGGTGAATCATCCCACGGCGATGTATCAGATGAATACGGGCAACCGTTTCGGCGGCGATCCGGGCATCGGCTCGTGGGTGACGTATGGGCTCGGCACGGTGAATCAAAATCTGCCGGGCTTCATCGTGTTGCCAGAGGTGTCGTATCCGCAAGGTGGCTCGGCGAATTGGAGCAATGGTTACTTGCCTGCGAGTTTTCAGGGAACGCCGTTGCGTGCGAAGGGTTCACCCATTCTTGATCTGCAACCGCCCAAGGGCATCACGCCGGAACATCAGCGGCAGAATCTCGATCTACTCGCGAAGCTGAATCAAGGCCATGCGGCGCAGCATCCGGGGCATGATGAACTGGCGGCGCGCATGGAGAATTACGAACTGGCCTTCCGCATGCAGATGCAGGTGCCGGGCATTCTCGATATGAGCCAGGAGGATGCGAGGCTGAAGGCAATGTATGGCATCGGCAATGACGCGACGGATGCGTTCGGGAAGAAATGTCTGCTGGCTCGTCGGCTGGTGGAGAAAGGCGTGCGCTTCATCCAGCTCTACGCGGGCACGTGGGATAGCCATGATTACATCGAGCGCGCGCATGGGAATCTGGTGCGTAATGTGGATCAACCCATCGCGGCGCTCATCATGGATCTGAAACAGCGCGGCTTGCTGGATAGCACGCTCATCGTGTGGTGCGGCGAGTTCGGACGTTCACCGGACAACGGCGTGCGGGGCGGCACCGCCTATGGGCGCGATCATAACCCGCATGCAATGACGATGTGGCTCGCGGGTGGCGGTGTGAAGGCGGGCAGCATCATAGGCGCGACCGATGAGATGGGTGACAAGGCAGTGGATACGGTGCATCACGTGCGTGATGTGCATGTGACGTTGCTGCGTTTGCTGGGGTTGGATGATAACAAGCTCACGTATTTCCACGGCGGCCGGTTCAAGCAGCTAAGCCAGTTCGGCGGGCAGGTGATCAAGGAGTTGATTGCGTAGGCCATCATGAGAAACTAGATCATGCTCGCAGAAGTCCTTAACTGCCGGACATGGCCTACCACGGCGATAAAGTTCGCTGCCCTCTTAGGTGTTTTTGGGCTTTCGACGGCACCGCTCATGGCGGAGATCCCCAAGCCGACGGACGCTCCCAAACCCCGCACGCCCGAAGAAAGTGCCAAGGCGTTTCAACTGCCACCCGGCTTCCGTATGGAAGTCGTGGCCAGTGAACCACTCATCGCGTCGCCTTCTGGTGTTTGCTGGGATGAACGCGGGCGGATGTTCGTCAGCGAGTTGCACGGCTACAATCTGGAGGGACAGCTCGACATCGAGGAGTTGAACAAGACCGGCCAGCTCGATACCCAGGTGCGACGGGTGCAGGCGGAAGAGAGGTTCAAGCAAGCGGCGCTGAAAGGCACGTATGGCGTCATCAAGCTGCTGCACGACACGAACGGAGATGGCCGCATGGATAAAGCGGACATCTGGGCGAGCGACCTGCCGCCCGCCTATGGATTAGTGCCGAGCCGAGGCGGAGTAATCGTCGCCTGCGCGCCAGATATCGTTTATCTCGCGGATCGGGATGGCGATGGGAAAGCCGAAGTGCGGGAGGTGCTGTTCACTGGTTTCCGGACGGGCGCTTTGGAGCGCGGCGTGAATGCGCCGCAGTGGGCCATCGACGGCTGGATCTATTTTGGGCGCGGTTGGGGTGGGGGCCAGATCACAGGTCCGCATTTGAAAGCCCCAGTGCAGTTAAGCGGCACGGATTTTCGCATCCGCGCGGATGGCAGCGCTATTGAACCAGTCACCGGGGGCACGCATACGTTTGGTTTTACGTTCACTCCGGCGGGTGATCGCTTTGTGGTGAATACCATCACGCCGGGATTATTTGTCGCGCCCTTGCCGTGGCGGTATCTGGTGCGGAATCCCGATGCCACGTTTACCGGGCTTGAGGTTGAAGCGGGGAATGACCGTCATGCTTATTCACTCGCGCCCGCGCATCCGTGGCGCACCAAGCGTGCGGAAGATCCGGCCTATTTCAAATATTACCGCGATCGCTATGGGGCCTCAGACAGCGATGCTACGGGTTGGTTCACCTCCGGGTGCAGTCCGCTCATATATCAGGATAGCGTTTTGCCTGGCTTGCGGGGGCAATATTTTGTCTGCGATCCCTCAGCAAATCTCATCCACCGTGCGGCCATCCAAGAGAACGGGACGATGTTGAATCTGCGGCGCGTTCCTGGTGAGGAGAAATCGGAGTTCGCCGCTTCGCGCGATTCCTGGAGTCACCCGATCTCGTTGAACCACGGGCCGGATGGCTGCATCTACGTGGTGGATTATTATCGTGAGATCATTGAGGACTACTCGGCCATCCCCCGTCATCTCCAGCAGCAGTATGGGCTCTACAACGGCCATGATAAAGGCCGGATCTATCGACTGACGCATAAGGATGCGAAACCGTCGCTTTCGGCGGATTTGAGTAAACTGGGTAGCAAGGATTTGGCTTTACGCCTCATGCACGGAACATTTTGGCAAAAGCAAACCGCCCAACGCTTAATCATTGAGAGGAAAGATACCCTTGGAGAAGAAGCATTAAAACTAGTCGCGATCCATGTTTGCTATGGACCGTCGATGCACATTTTCGGCCTACGGACCTTGGATGGAATCGGGCTGCTGACACCTGGCTTTGCCATGTCAGCTTTTAATTGGCCTGACGTTGAGACGCGTGTCACTGGCTTGCAGTTGTGTGAGCAATGGTTGAAACAAGGCAATGAAAGCGTTTTGAAGCATATCCTTGAACTCGTTGACAAAGAGCAACACCCCCGTGTCCTCCTGCAACTCGCCCTCACTCTCGGTGAATCCAATGACCCGCGCGCTTTCACTGCCTTGGCCAATCTAGCGCGCACGCAATTGAAATACCGCTGGATGGATAGCGCCATCGTCTCTTCGCTACATGGTCGCGGTGAAGCCATGCTCACGGAACTGTTGCGCGAACCGGGCGATTCCAAAGCCTTGTGGGAACCGCTGGCCAAGACGATTGCGGCACGGCGGGATGAAGGGGAGCTGGCCCGCACGCTGGCCTTGTTGTCAAAGACTTCGGCGGAGAACCAAATGCTCATCTTGGATGCTCTCGCGAAAGGCCGGAAGAACGCGCCGCGCAAAGCGCTGCAGGACAAGTCCGCCCGCCAGACGCTTTCTGCCTTGGCTGCCAGCGCATCGGCGGAGGTGCGGAAAGCCACGAGAGCATTGGAGGACACGTTTGTGCTGACGGCGGTGGAAGGGGAGGAGTTGGCTCCGTCCGGTGCGCTTCCGCCAACGATGGAGGTCAGCGATGAGGTGTTCAAAAAATTTGTCGGCGCGCTCGCCGGTCAGCGGGATTTGAAGCGCGGGCATGAATTGTTTCAGCAAGCCTGCATGACGTGTCACAAAGTTGGGAAAGAAGGCTTTGAGGTTGGTCCCGATTTGATGGGCGAGCTGGCGGTGCCGGAAGAGACCTTGGTGCGACACATCTTGCTGCCGAATGAACACATCCGTCCCGGCTTCGAGACCGTTCGCGTGGATACGCAGGAAGGCACACCGGTGCTGGGTTTGTTGAAGGACGATGGAGCGACGAGCCTTACGCTGATCTCTCCCGGTGGTGTGGAGAATGTGCTGCTGCGGAAGGATGTCAAAGGGGTGCGCCGCCTGCCCGCTTCGTTGATGCCTTCCTTTGCCGAGACGCTTACGCCGGCGGATATGGCCAGCCTCTTGGGGTGGTTGAAGAAGAATTTGAAAGAGGCCCCCACAACTCCCAAGAAGTGACCGAGAGACAGACCGTTGGCAGGCAACTTGAACGCGACTCCTTTCTTCGGGTCAAACTTCCAGTATCAATGCTGCTCCACAGTTTGCTCGACGCGAATCGTTCCTAAATTTACGTTTTACCTATGCCTTTCATCACGAGTGACCAAGTCCAACCGGAGTATGATGTCGCGATCGTCGGTTCCGGGGCCGGTGGCGGCCAGATGGCCTACACCCTGACCCAGGCCGGCTTGAAGTGTGTCATGCTCGAGTCCGGACGCAGTTACAATCCTGATACGGAGACGGCGATGTTCCAGCGACCAGATCAATCGCCGCTCATGGGCATCTCCACGCCGGACAAGTTTTTCGGCTTTTCCGATGCCACGGTGAACGGCGGCTGGACGGTACCGGGCGAGCCTTACACGCAGGCGAGCGACAAGCCGGAGGAGCAGTTCTGGTGGTGGCGGGCGCGGATGATGGGTGGGCGCACGAATCACTGGGGGCGCATCTCCTTGCGCAACGGGCAGTATGATTTCAAGCCTTACAGCCGCGATGGTCTCGGATTCGACTGGCCGCTGAATTACAAGGATGTGGAGCCGTATTACACGAAGGTGGAGATGCTCATCGGCGTTTACGGGACGAATGAAGGTTTGGAGAACACACCGAATTCGCCCAAGGGAGTTTTGCTGCCCGCACCGAAAGGCCGCGCTTCCGAACTCTACACTCAAAAGCACGGCAAGAAACTGGGCATCCCGGTCATCCCGATCCATCGCGCGGTGCTGACGAAGGCGCTGGATGCGGACAAGATCCCGGCGAAGCTGCATCCGAAGAATCCGCGTGCGCAGAAGATTCTCGCGGATGCGATGCGTGGTCGTGCAGCTTGCTTCTGGGCCACACCTTGTGTGCGCGGCTGTAATATTCGCGCAAATTACCAAAGCACCACCGTGCATCTGCCCCCTGCCCTCGCCACGGGTAATCTCGATATTCTCTCTGACGCGCATGCTCGCGAAATTCTCATTGGCAAAGATGGCAAGGCGAATGGCGTGCTCTACATCAACAAGAAGACGCGCAAAGAAGAGCGCGTGAAGGCGAAGGCGGTGGTCATCGCGGCGAGCAGCGGCGAGACGGTGCGCATTCTCCTGAATACGAAGAATGCGCAGCACCCGAACGGTCTCGCGAACAGCACTGGACTAGTTGGCAAGTATATCATGGATACGGTGGGCGCTTCGGTAAGCGGGCATGTGCCCGCGCTCGAGAATCTGCCCCCGCATAATGAAGATGGTGCGGGTGGTTCACACTTCTATGCGCCGTGGTGGCTCTATAAAGAGCAGCTTAAGGGCAAACTGAATTTCGCACGTGGTTATCACATCGAGATGGGCGGCTCACGCGGCATGCCAGGTGGACGCAATCCCGCACCCTCCGATTTCATCAAGGGTGCGTACGGCACGAAGTTCAAAGAAGAGGCGCGGCGTTATTACGGATCATTTGTGGGTTACGCATGCCGCGGTGAGATGATCCCGAATGAAGGCTCCTTCGCGGAACTCGATCCGAAGGTGAAGGATGATTACGGCATCCCGGTGCTGAAGTGGCATTGGAAATGGAGCGAGCACGAGCTCAACATGGCCTTGCATGCATCCAAGACGTTCGGCGCACTCATTGAGGCGATGGGTGGCACGGTGCGCAGCAAGCAGGTGAAGACAGGGCATGACATCATCGAGCCGGGCGGCAAGATCATCCATGAGGTCGGCGGGGCACTCATGGGGGCAGACCCGAAGAAGTCCGTGTGCAATAGCTGGAACCAGACGTGGGATGTGAAGAATCTCTTCCTGTGCGATGGCACGCCCTTCCCCTCGAACGCGGACAAAAACCCCACGCTCACCATCATGGCGCTGGCCTGGCGCACAGGTGATTACATCGTGGAACAGGCGCGCAAAGGAAACCTTTAAACGATCTGCCTTATGGAAAATTCT
Coding sequences:
- a CDS encoding DUF1501 domain-containing protein, yielding MTTPYFPCTPGARAFSSHTRRDFLYSLGASIGSVAFSSFLAKEAGAAEVKAGPLSPKEGHIAAKAKSCIFLMMEGGPSHIDTFDPKPMLAKMHLKEFVREGKMKSAMESGKRYYVQSPFKFRKAGQSGMDMAENWEHLAKVADDLCFYRGCQVDSVNHPTAMYQMNTGNRFGGDPGIGSWVTYGLGTVNQNLPGFIVLPEVSYPQGGSANWSNGYLPASFQGTPLRAKGSPILDLQPPKGITPEHQRQNLDLLAKLNQGHAAQHPGHDELAARMENYELAFRMQMQVPGILDMSQEDARLKAMYGIGNDATDAFGKKCLLARRLVEKGVRFIQLYAGTWDSHDYIERAHGNLVRNVDQPIAALIMDLKQRGLLDSTLIVWCGEFGRSPDNGVRGGTAYGRDHNPHAMTMWLAGGGVKAGSIIGATDEMGDKAVDTVHHVRDVHVTLLRLLGLDDNKLTYFHGGRFKQLSQFGGQVIKELIA
- a CDS encoding GMC family oxidoreductase translates to MPFITSDQVQPEYDVAIVGSGAGGGQMAYTLTQAGLKCVMLESGRSYNPDTETAMFQRPDQSPLMGISTPDKFFGFSDATVNGGWTVPGEPYTQASDKPEEQFWWWRARMMGGRTNHWGRISLRNGQYDFKPYSRDGLGFDWPLNYKDVEPYYTKVEMLIGVYGTNEGLENTPNSPKGVLLPAPKGRASELYTQKHGKKLGIPVIPIHRAVLTKALDADKIPAKLHPKNPRAQKILADAMRGRAACFWATPCVRGCNIRANYQSTTVHLPPALATGNLDILSDAHAREILIGKDGKANGVLYINKKTRKEERVKAKAVVIAASSGETVRILLNTKNAQHPNGLANSTGLVGKYIMDTVGASVSGHVPALENLPPHNEDGAGGSHFYAPWWLYKEQLKGKLNFARGYHIEMGGSRGMPGGRNPAPSDFIKGAYGTKFKEEARRYYGSFVGYACRGEMIPNEGSFAELDPKVKDDYGIPVLKWHWKWSEHELNMALHASKTFGALIEAMGGTVRSKQVKTGHDIIEPGGKIIHEVGGALMGADPKKSVCNSWNQTWDVKNLFLCDGTPFPSNADKNPTLTIMALAWRTGDYIVEQARKGNL
- a CDS encoding PSD1 and planctomycete cytochrome C domain-containing protein, whose product is MKPRPTWSLGLALTTLLSAVTAFGADPKEAGEVLFVHRIQPLFKEKCLACHGDDEKKIKGDLDMRTLVGLLKGGESEKPSVIAGKPEESPLYLAATRLHENTWSPMPPKENDKLTPEQLAYLKEWIVAGAPWPEQSRWAELEKKGADKWAAADGVPVKTSGGLSEDWTNRRYKPENLWAYQPLKKPAVPAHSKNPVDAFLAAKMPEGLSPAPLADRLTLLRRVSYDLIGWPPTPAEVTAFLNDPLPDEQAFAKVVERLLASPHYGERWGRHWLDVVRYADSSGFANDYERGNTWRYRDYVVRSFNADKPYDQFIREQIAGDELYEKQKADAKNPELLIATGFLRMGPWELTGMEVAKIARQRFLDDVTDGVGQVFLAHMLQCARCHDHKFDPIPTRDYYSMQAVFATTQLSERAAPFLAHENVNGFEEKKYLDLRRTDFIATLQRLDEKSVQAAQGWFKEKGIDPAAWNSAVEQARNSERGNGRRDFNGVFNATRAIMGRKGVAEEQFPPKLYGFTPEDYGHERMARKGLERLKWEQERYLPFAFSVYNGGTPDVKSVTAPIRLPKNPNTDGELEEVAILTGGDPFSPAQKVTPAVLSAVSEQGATIPNEVSGRRTALADWIASPQNPLTARTMVNRLWLWHFGQPIAGNPNNFGATGKKPTHPELLDWLAASFIEQGWSVKAMHRMILSSEAYRRSSAHPDFKLLAEKDANSTSYSVFAPRRLTAEELRDSMLLVSGELNPVLGGIPSRPEINLEAALQPRQVMGTFASAWEPSPKPEQRHRRSLYALKIRGLRDPFMEVFNEPGSELSCEAREASTITPQVFSLFNGESTFDRAIALAARLKKETKSREEAVKKAFSLAYGRAPRADEMQACLAHWEMMKTRHEKLTFAKAEVPKEVVREAVEENTGEKFKFTEKLHAYHDFVPDLKPADVDADTRALAEVCLVIFNSNEFAYVY
- a CDS encoding sulfatase, coding for MSIKGQLIALMFCALAVSGIAATRPNIILINCDDLGYGDLGCYGAKDLRTPHLDRMAKEGTRFTDFSVTSALCTPSRAALMTGKYPGRVGLATGVLRPDATNGLASAEVTLAEVVKMAGYTTGCIGKWHLGFVKGMRPMDQGFDSYYGVLHNLDKHETVVFEKEGGMPVLRGDKVEKRPAVPAEMTELYTVEALRFIESNKDKPFFLYLGHAMPHIPFDASPRFKDKSARGLYGDSIEELDDSTGRILDKLRSLNLAEKTLVIFTSDNGPERRTPGTAGVLRGTKHTVLEGGLRVPFIVWWPGHVPAGRVANEFITALDILPTFAKLADVTFPKDLKLDGMDVSAVLLGKERSPRTTLYSLYGLNKNRSESFREKEWKLHLTTPPQLYNLTTDIGETNNVASQHTELVQQLTEAAVHFRKVTNIPPP
- a CDS encoding PVC-type heme-binding CxxCH protein, which codes for MLAEVLNCRTWPTTAIKFAALLGVFGLSTAPLMAEIPKPTDAPKPRTPEESAKAFQLPPGFRMEVVASEPLIASPSGVCWDERGRMFVSELHGYNLEGQLDIEELNKTGQLDTQVRRVQAEERFKQAALKGTYGVIKLLHDTNGDGRMDKADIWASDLPPAYGLVPSRGGVIVACAPDIVYLADRDGDGKAEVREVLFTGFRTGALERGVNAPQWAIDGWIYFGRGWGGGQITGPHLKAPVQLSGTDFRIRADGSAIEPVTGGTHTFGFTFTPAGDRFVVNTITPGLFVAPLPWRYLVRNPDATFTGLEVEAGNDRHAYSLAPAHPWRTKRAEDPAYFKYYRDRYGASDSDATGWFTSGCSPLIYQDSVLPGLRGQYFVCDPSANLIHRAAIQENGTMLNLRRVPGEEKSEFAASRDSWSHPISLNHGPDGCIYVVDYYREIIEDYSAIPRHLQQQYGLYNGHDKGRIYRLTHKDAKPSLSADLSKLGSKDLALRLMHGTFWQKQTAQRLIIERKDTLGEEALKLVAIHVCYGPSMHIFGLRTLDGIGLLTPGFAMSAFNWPDVETRVTGLQLCEQWLKQGNESVLKHILELVDKEQHPRVLLQLALTLGESNDPRAFTALANLARTQLKYRWMDSAIVSSLHGRGEAMLTELLREPGDSKALWEPLAKTIAARRDEGELARTLALLSKTSAENQMLILDALAKGRKNAPRKALQDKSARQTLSALAASASAEVRKATRALEDTFVLTAVEGEELAPSGALPPTMEVSDEVFKKFVGALAGQRDLKRGHELFQQACMTCHKVGKEGFEVGPDLMGELAVPEETLVRHILLPNEHIRPGFETVRVDTQEGTPVLGLLKDDGATSLTLISPGGVENVLLRKDVKGVRRLPASLMPSFAETLTPADMASLLGWLKKNLKEAPTTPKK